The Hyphomicrobiales bacterium genome contains the following window.
ACCCGCGAACCGGCGCTGGATGTTCGAACTGCTCAAATCGTTCTCGACCCGCGACTGGCTGGCCCAGGCCAAGGGCCTCACCGACACCCAGCGTCAGCAGCTCGCCGCCCGCTACATCACCAGCGACGGCAAGCTCGACCTCGACGACCTCGCCGGCCTCACGCGCAGCTGAGACGGGCGCGGGCTCTCGACATCACGCATCCCGGAAAAGACGGCCCCGTCGCCGCGCGGCGCCCGTTCTCCACAGCTTACGCCACGGCCGCCATCGACACGGGCGCGCTTCCCCCGGTTCATCGGGGGAAGCGCGCGGTCTCGATTCGCGCGCGACGAGGGGGCCACATGCAGAGTGCCATGGAGGGGCAAGAACCGCCGTCGCACCGGCGCGCGAATCTCGGCGATCGGCTGTCGCGTGCCGCATTTCTGCTCCTCGCGCTCCTTGCGGCTGCATTCCCTGCGGACCGGCTCGCGGCCGCCTCCCCGGGACCGGCACCGGATGGTGTGACCCCGAGCGTCGTCGCCCGCTTCGAGGTTGCGGCCGGCACCTCCCGACTTTCGGACCTGCGCCTCAAGGATGGCCGCGACTATTTCGTCCTCATCCAGCGCATGCCACCGTTGCGCCTCGACCTTTCCAGCCTCGAGGCCGCACGCCGCACGTTCAACGAAACCGACGCGCTCAAGGGCAACCTCGGCCATGCCATGGTCGGCTGGCGCTGCGGCGGGCGCGACGGGCTCGTCTCGCAATACGGCGAGACACAGTTGCAGGGCGCACGCATGCTGCTTTCGGGCTGGGGGTTGACGACCTTGCTCAGCACCTTCACCGACGGCTACCTGCGCGGCTTCGACTATCTGGAGAGCATCATCGCGCGCAAGGGTTTCGAGGTGAAGGCGCAGGTCCTCGCCATCGAGATCGGTCCCGGCGAATGCGCCGCGCTCCAGGCCGCGCTCGAGCGCTACATGACGGACCCCCGCCAGCCCGCGCGGCGCTTTTCGATGATTCTCTCCCCGCTCGGCTTCGAAGGCGGCGGCTGCCTCACCTTCGCGGTCGCGCTCGGCCACTGGTCGGGCGTCCTCGCCGGCCTCTGGTCCGCACTCGAACGCGAGTTGCCGATCCACGCCGGCCCCTTCGGCAACCCGGGCGCGCCGCCCGATCTCGTCGAGCCGTTCGCGCCGGCAACCGCGCTCGCCCCGCAATTTGTCCCCCTCGCCGAGGTCTACGACGAGCCCTGGCAGCGTGGGCCCGCGCTCGGACACGTGCGCATCATGGACCCCGAACTGATCTATGCGGCGATCGCCGCTGTGCGCGAGGCGGCGGGGGGGCCCAATGCGTTCGACGTATCCCGCGCGCTCCCCGCTAGCGACCCCGGCCCGCGCGCCGCCAGAGCCGCCGCCCGGCGCTGGCTCGAAAACCTCGGGCCCCGCACCCTCTCGACCCGGCAAGCCCCCTGGGCCTCCATCGTACTCGTGGAACGGCCATAGCGGCTCGCGCGGGCCAGCAAGGAAGGCATCGTCCCCCGTCCGCCCCGGAGAGCGTAGCGGCATCACGCGGCGTTTGGAGCCTCCCCCTCCGCCTCGCCCTTCCCCCCGCGCCGGCGCTCGAGTTCGAGGCCGACCTCGGCGATCGCCTCGATCGCCGGCACCAGCCGCTCGCCGAGATCGTTGAGCGCATATTCCACCGAGGGCGGCGAGGTCGGCATGACGCGCCGCTCGATGACGCCGTGCGCTTCGAGATCGCGCAGGCGCTGCGTCAGCACCTTCGGCGAGATGCCCGGAATGTCCGCCTTGAGCTCGCTGAAGCGGCGCGGCCCACCGCGCAGGTTCCAAATGACGTTCGGCGCCCAGGCCCCGCCGATGATCGACATGCAGCCGAGCAGCGGACAGCCGCCGGGCGGGGCGGGACTGCGATTGCGGCGCATTTTCAATGCCATGGGCCTCTCCTCGAAGGCTGCCCGGCTCGCTGGCGCGGCGCTCTCACCGGTGAGGAACCAGGTTTCCGGCCGGAAACACGATTTCGCGATATCATCATGAAACCAGGTTTACAAGAGTGACCCCGCCCCCTAGATGGGCCGCGTCGAGACACCCAGCCATGGAGACGTTCCCGTGAAGCTCTATTACTCCCCCGGTGCCTGCTCGCTCGCCAGCCACATCGCGCTCGCCGAGGTCGGCGCAAAGTACACCATCGAGAAGGTCAACACCAAGACCAAGGAGATCGCCTCGGGCGGCGACTTCTGGAAGGTCAACCCGAACGGCTACGTGCCGGCACTCGAGATCGCCGGCGGCGAGGTGCTGACCGAGGGCCCCGCCATCCTCACCTACATCGCCGAGACGCACCCGGCGGCCAAGCTCGTACCGGCAACGCCGCTCGAGCGGGCCCGTCACAATTCCCTCCTCAACTTCGTCGGCTCGGAACTGCACAAGGCGTTCAGCCCGTTCTTTTCCGACAAGCCCGAGGGCGCGGCGCGCGAAAAGGCGCTCGCCAAGCTCAAGGCGCGGATGGGCCACATCGAGCGCCAGCTCGCGGACGGACGCACGTATCTGACCGGCAGCCAGTTCACCGTCGCCGACGCCTACGCGTTCGTGGTTGCCAAGTGGTCGCGCTTCATCGATCTTTCCCTCGATGAATGGCCGCACGTGAAGGCCTTCGTCGATCGCGTCGCGGCGCGCCCGGCGGTGCAGCAGGCGATGCGCGAGGAAGGCCTCCTCTGAGGCCGGCGGACAGGAACGGGGCGGACGGCCGCGCGGCGTGCGCGGCCGCACCCTCGAAGGGGAGGACGGATGATGACGACCAGCGAAACGGCGGCCGACGCTGCCGCCATCATCGCGCAGATGCAGCGCTATTTCGACGGCCTCTATCACAGCGACACGGGCCGGCTCGCAGCGGTGTTCCATCCCCGCGCCCGCTACGTGACGGCGAGCGGCGCCGACCTTGTCGACATCGGCATGGACGAATATTTCCCGATCGTCGATGCCCGCCCGGCGCCCGCGAGCCGCGGCGAGCCGCGCCGTGATGCCATCGAGCAGATCGCCTTCGCTGGACCCGTCACGGCGCACGTCAGGGCGCGCTGCGCCATCGCCGAGCGGCGCTTCACCGACCTCCTCACCTTCATCAAGGTGGACGGCGAGTGGCGGATCATTTCCAAGGTCTTCCACTACGACATCGCGGCGTGATCGCAGCCCGCCAGCCGGCGTCAGGGAGGACCCGATGACCCCGACCAACGTCAACGCCGATTTTTCCGCCCGCGCCGTCGTGCACGGCGGGATCGCGCCCTGGATCGCCTCGCCGATGCCCGGCGTCGAGCGCAAGCTGCTCGACCGGATCGGCGGGGAGGTGGCACGGGCGACCTCCATCGTGCGCTATGCCCCGGGCAGCCATTTCTCGCCCCATACGCACGACGGTGGGGAGGAATTCCTCGTCCTCGACGGCGTGTTCACGGACGAGCACGGCGACTACCCGGCCGGCAGCTACGTGCGCAACCCGCCGACGACGCGGCACACACCCGGCTCGGCGGCCGGCTGCACGATCCTCGTCAAGCTCTGGCAGTTCGATCCGGACGACCGGGTCTCCCTCCGGCTCGATACCGCCACACTCCCCCTCGCGGCCCATCCCGATGCACCGGGCGTCTCCTCCCGGCTCCTCTACCGCGACGAGCGCGAGGAGGTGCGCATCGAGGCCTGGGAGCCGGGTGCCAGGGTGCACCGCCAGATCGAGGGCGGGCTCGAGGTGTTCTGCCTTGCGGGCGGCTTTGCGCAAGGGGGTGACGGTTTCGTTCCCTGGTCGTGGCTGCGCCTGCCGGTCGGGGCCGTGCTCGAAGCCGAGGCGGGACCGGCCGGCTGCCGGCTCTGGACCAAGGAAGGGCATTTGCGCCACGTCGCGGCCCCGCCGGGCGCCTGATCGAAACGAGCCACGCTCGGCGCCGGAGGTTCGAGCGCCCAGCCCACGGCCCGGCGGCGCCGTGCGCATCAAATCGTTCGGCCGGCCCCCGCAGCCCCGCCGACGAGACCGAGGCGCTCACCGGAATAGACGTTGCGCGCGAGCGGCTCCCACCAGTCGCGGCGCTCGAGATACCAGGCGACGGTCTTGGCGATGCCGCTCTCGAAATCCTCGCGCGCCCGCCAGCCGAGTTCGCCCTCGAGCTTGCTCGCATCGATCGCGTAGCGGTGGTCGTGGCCGGGCCGGTCGGTGACATACTTGATGAGGCGCACGTGCGGGGCGCCCTCGGGCCGCGCCTCGTCCATCAGCGCACAGATGCGCTCGACGACCTCGAGGTTGGTGCGCTCGTTGCGCCCGCCGACGTTGTATTTCTCACCCGGCCGCCCCTTGGCGAGGATGAGATGCAGGGCCCGGGCGTGATCCTCGACATAGAGCCAGTCCCGCACGTTCGAGCCGTCGCCGTAGACCGGAAGAGGCTGACCCGACAGGGCCTTGAGGATCATCAGCGGAATGAGCTTCTCGGGGAAATGGTAGGGACCGTAATTGTTGGAGCAGTTGGAGACGATGACGGGCAGGCCATGCGTGCGGTGGGCCGCGAGCGCCAGGTGGTCGGCGGCGGCCTTCGAGGCGGAGTACGGCGATGAGGGAGCGTACGGCGTCTCCTCGGTGAAGAGCCCGCTGGTCCCGAGCGAGCCATAGACCTCGTCGGTCGAGACCTGGAGGAAGCGGAAGCCGGCGCGCTCTCCTTCGCCGAGTCCCTGCCAGTAGCCGCGAGCGGCCTCGAGGAGGCGGTGCGTGCCGACGATGTTGGTCTCGATGAAGACGTCCGCGCCGGTGATCGAGCGGTCGACGTGGCTCTCGGCGGCAAGGTTCATGATGCCGGTCGGGCGGAACTCGGCGATGGCACGCACCATGGCGGGCTTGTCGGCGATGTCGGCCTCGAGGAAGCGATAGCGCGGGCTCGCGGCGATGGGCGCGAGGGAGGCGAGGTTGGCGGCGTAGGTCAACTTGTCGATGTTGAGGACGCTGGCGTCGGTCTCGGCGATGAGATGACGGCAGAGGGCCGAGCCGATGAAGCCGGCGCCGCCGGTGACGATGATGCGCTGCATGGGTCCCTCTCGCTGCGGGGGTCGATGGTGGTGCCGCTTCGGGCGGCGGGCGCGCCGCTGGTTGGTCGAGACCTACACCAACCCCGTTGGAGCAAGGTTAAGCCGCCGACCGATCCCTGTTCAACGGCCTTTCTGGCCGGACCGGCGGGCGTCGTCCCGGAACGACTGCCTCGAGGCGGTTTTGGGTGCCCTCAACGTATGTTGAGGACGTGCCAAGGATAGCCGAGTTCGCCGCAGCGGTGGCTCGAGAAACCGCTCTGGAAGCTCGCGACGTTTCGCCTCTTGTCGCTGATCTGTCGTTCGATGGAGGCGAGTTGTCGGTCGATGCGCTCGATGTTCCGGCGATGTCCTTGCGCCTGCGACATCGCCCGCGCGATATCCTGCTGGGTGCGCACACTGTCACGGATACCCTCAGAGATCGTCACGGCCAAGTCGCCCCGCTCGCCGGCCCGGCGTGCCCGTCCCCGCCCCCCGACGATGCTGACGAACCCATCGAGCATATCGCGAAGGCGCGCCGCGATACCCTCGGCCTTGTCTAGTCTTGCGACTTCGTCCGCCCGTCGGTCCGACAGTTCTCGCTCGGTTGCTCGCAATGCTCCGAGTTCCTCTCCGAGTGCCTCCAATTCGCTCGTGATGCGCCGACAAGCGACCTCGCGTTCCATTGACTTTCTCCGACACCCGACACATTTCGTAGGCTTAGTGTCGGATGGTTTCGTCGCCGGGGAATAACATCTTGCGGACAACCGGTCTCAGTGCTGGCACGATAAGAACAGGGGCGGTGTCGATCCGTCTGGCCATAGTGGCGCTCGCCCTGTCGTGCCTTGCTGCACCGGCATCGGCGTCCGACAATCTGGAACTGGCGCTCGAGTTCTCGCGCTCGCGGGTGCCGCCGATGCCGATCGAAAGCTACCGCCCTCCGGAAGAATTGTTCACCGCCGCTCAGCTCGCGCGCTATCGCGCTTTCCTGGCGGATGGGAATTGCGCGAAGGCCAGCATCTATCTCGATGCCGCAAGTGGCATACTCGATGCCGATGGTGTGACACTTCTGGTTTCGGACGAGTTCGCGCGCACCTTCTCGTCGACCGTTGTTCCGCGCGCCTATCCGCAGGTGACCCTCTGCTGGCAACTTCGCTGGCTCGAGGAAACTCGTATTCCGCTCACCGCCAAGGGGCAGGAGCCGCCAAGGTTCTCGCAACGCGCGGACCTGCCGATGGCTCCCTACAACTGGTTCGAGGATTTGGAGATCAAACAGAGAAACCACAGCCTCGGAAAAATCTTCTGGTTGGCCCTGATGGGACATGCGCCGGCTCAGATCGTGTTGGCGGAGTTTTCCGAGAAGGGAGAAATGCTGCAACTGACGCCGCGCTTTGCCTATTTCCTTCTTGCGAGCGCAGCCGGGACGTCGCCGAACGATCCGCGCGTCGCGCCGATGCTTGACCGCGCGGCGGCAAGGATCGAGGGTGCCGAACGCAGCACAATCGATGCCCGGGTAGTTGCCGGCCGTCCATGGGACGAACGCGAGCGCATGCTGGTGGATTAGGGTCCGACCACCGCACGGCAGGGCGGCGCGGATGGTTCCGATCGACGCGCCGAGGAGGTCGCTGCCAAGGTCTTACACCGACAGGATTTGGACGGTGACCGGCGGGCGCGCCGCTAGTTGGTCGAGACGTACACCAACCCCGTTGGAGCAAGGTTAAGCCGCCGGCCGATCCCTGTTCAACGGCCTTTCCAGACGGGTGGGCGCTTGCCGAGGAACGCCTCGATCCCTCCGCGGAAGTCCTCGCTCATGTAGCAGAGGGTAACGAGGTCGCTGTCGTCGACGCGCGGGCCCGCCCGGCGCAGACGCGCGAGCGCCTCGCGGGTCGCGCGCATGGTGAGGGGAGCATGGCCGGCGAGCCTTCGGGCAAGGGCGGCGGTCGCCGCCTCGAGGTCCCCCACATCCGCCAGGACGTCCGAGACGAGACCGATGGAACGCGCCTCTTCGGCCTCGATCAGGCGGGCCGTGAGCACGAGGTCACGCACGCGTGCCTCGCCAAGGAGCGCAACGAGGCGGGCGAGGGTGGCGGCCGACAGGCAGTTGCCCAGCGTGCGGGCTATGGGAAAGCCGAAACGCATGTCAGCGGTTGCAAGGCGCAGATCGCAGCAGGCCGCGATCGCCGCCCCGCCCCCGGTGCAGGCCCCCGCGATCGCCGCGATCGTGGGAACGGGACACGCTTCGATCTGGCCGAGCACGCGCTCGATCGAGGCCTCGTAGGCGTGTGCATCCGCGGGGCTCTCGAAAACGCGGAACTGGCCCATGTCGGTGCCGGCAGCGAACGCCTTGCCTCCGGCGCCGGTGATGACGACGGCCTTGACGGAGCCATCCGATGGCTGGCCCGCGAGTAACGCCCCGAGACGCTCGTACATGGCGAAGGTGAGGGCGTTGCGCGCGTGTGGCCGGTTGAGCACGACGCGCAAGATGCCATCCTCATGTCCAACCAGAAGCTCGTCGCCCGCATCGGTTTCCATGGTTCCTTGCACTCCAGCGCCTCGTTGCGGAAAATTGTCCGTGCGCCCGCGACCCCTGCCAGCCAAACGACGGGTGAACGATCGCTCCGTTCGCACTTGCCATAGGCGAGGTGCGCCCCAACGTCAAAAGAGGCCCTCGCGAGGTCGTGCCGGCCGGCGCGTTCGGCACGAGAGGTCGGACGAAACCGGCGGCCCGCATGCCAGCCATGCGGGAAATTGCGCGCAAGCCCCGCGCACACCCTTGCCAGGGGGTGGCCGTCCGGCGTTACGTGGCGGACATCTCGGTTCGCGACCTGTCGGCCGGACCGGGAGGCGTTCGGCGCGGCCCCTTTTCGGCAACACGGACGAAATAGAGCGAGATCCAATGTTGGAGTGCGGATCATGACCGAGATGCAGTCGTTGCCCGAGCCCTCACCCACCTTTGGCGAGGTCGCGGCCTTCGTCCTCCAACGCCAGAGCAACGCCTTTCCTCCAGAAGTCATCGCCTTCGCCAGGTTGCTGATGCTCGACCTTCTCGGCGTCGCCGCGGCAGCGAGCGGCATGGATGCCGGGCGCATCGCGCGCGAGCATGCCGCGCGCCACTGGTCGGCGGGAGCGGGCGCGCCGGGCGCGCGCATGATCTTCGACGGGCGCCGCGTCTCGCTGCCGGGCGCGGCATTCGCGATCGCCACGCAGATCGACAACCTCGACGCGCACGACGGATGGCAACCCTCCAAGGGACATGGCGGTGCCGCGCTGCTGCCGGCGCTCGTTGCCTTCGCCGAGGCGGAAAAGGCGGTCTCCGGACCCGACGCACTCGCCGCCTTCATCATCGGCTACGAGGTCGCCTATCGCTCCGCCTGGGCGCTCCATGCCACCACCACCTGCTATCACACGTCCGGGGCCTGGAATGCGCTCGGCTGCACGGCGATCGGGGCGCGCCTGCGCTCCATGCCCGCCGATGTTTTCCGTCACGCCCTCGGCATCGCGGAGTATCACGCGCCGCGAAGCCAGATGATGCGCGAGGTCGCCAACCCGAGCATGCTGCACGACGGCACGGGCTGGGGAGCGCCGACGGGCGTCTATGCCACGCTCATCGCCGAGGACGGCTTCACGGGCGCGCCGGCGGCGACGGTCGAATTCGACGACGCGCGCTTTGCCTGGGGGAGCCTTGGCGAGGACTGGCTGACGAACAAGCAGTACATCAAGCCCTATCCGACCTGCCGCTGGACACATGCCCCGATCGATGCGGTGCTCGCGATGCGCGCCGCGCACAAATTGACCAGCCGGGACGTGGCGGCCATCGAAATCACCTCGTTCCAGTACGCCATCGACCTCGCCATGGGCGTACCCGCATCTTCGCCGGTAGCGCAGTATTCGCTCGCCTGGCCCGTGGCCGCCGCGCTCGTGCGCGGGCATGTCACGGTCGACGAGATCATCGAGGGCTCGTTCGGCGATCCAGAGATCGGTCGGCTGACACGCGCGACACGGGGCATCGTCGATCCGGTGATCGAGCGCACCTATCCCGAACGCCGGTTGGCACGGGTGACGCTGGTGCTGACGGACGGCACCCGGCTCGAAAGCGGCGAGCGGGAGGCCTCCGGTGGACCGCTGCCGCTGCCGAGCGAGGCCGAGGTGCGCGACAAGTTCAAGCGCTTCGCCGGTCCGGTGTTGGGCGAGGCGCGGACGGCGCGGATCGAGGAGATGGTGCTCGGGCTCGCGACCGCACGTAGTGACTTCAAGGCGTTGATCGACGAACTCGCGGCGCCCGGCAAGCACTGACCGGGCGCTTTGCGCAAAGGCGGTGCCCGCAATCGGCGGCCCGCGCGGCCAACCCCGTGGAAAGGATCATCACGATGACCGTGCAGGACGAGCAGAGGCGGGGCCGCCGGCCGCGCGTGGGCTCACCGAGGGCCCGGAACGAGACGGTGCAGCGCCTTCCTCAGCTCGCGTGGCGACAGCCCGAGAACCCCTATCCGGCGCTCGAGATTCTTTCGGCCGACCAGCTCGAAGCCATCCACCTCGCCTCCCTGCGCATCCTCGAGGAACTCGGCATCGAATTGCTGAGCCCTGCCGCCCGCGCTCTCTTCAAGCAGGCCGGTGCCGAAGTCGACGAGGCGAACGCCATCGTGCGCGTCGACCGGGGACTGATCGAGAAGGCCATCTCGAGCGCGCCGCGATCGTTCACCCTGACCGGGCGCGACCCGGCCAAGAGCCTCGTCATCGGCGGCAACAGGATGGCCTTCGGGCTCGTCGCCGGTCCACCGGCAGTGCACGACCTGGTGCGCGGCCGGCGCAGCGGAAACCTGGAGGATTATTCCAATTTCATCCGTCTCGCGCACTATTTCAATGCCATCCACATCATCGGCAACCAGGTCTGCGCGCCGATCGAGCTTCCGGCCAACAACCGCCACCTCGACACCTACAACGCCAACCTGACCTGGAGCGACCTTTCGTTCCATTGCACCTCGATCGGGCGCGGGCGGGCGCGCGACGGGATCGAAATGATGGCGATCGCGCGCGGCATGACGCTCGAGGAGATGGCCGCGAGCCCCGGCGTCACCACGATCATCTCGGTCAATTCGCCGCGCCGTTTCGACGACAGCATGGCGGATGGCCTCATGGAGATGAGCGCGGCCGGCCAGTCGGTGTGCGTCACGCCCTTCACCGTCATGGGCGCGATGACGCCAGTGACGCTGGCCGGTGCGCTCGCGCAGCAGAACGCGGAAACCCTCTTCGGCATCGCCCTCATTCAGTTGACACGCCCCGGCGCCCCCTCGATCTACGGCGGCTACACCTCGAACGTCGACATGCGCACGGGCGCGCCTGCCTTCGGAACGCCGGAAAATGCCAAGGCGATCGTCGCCAGCGGCCAACTCGCGCGGCGCTACGGCCTGCCCTACCGCGCATCGCCGACGAACGCCTCGAATGCCGCCGACACCCAGTCCGTCTACGAAACCGAAATGGCGCTCTGGGCGAGCGTCATGGGACACGTCAACCTGCACTATCACGCCGCCGGCTGGCTCGAGGGCGGGCTGACGGCCTCCTATGAAAAGCTCGTGCTCGACGTCGAGATGATCCAGCACATGATGGCCTTCCTCGAGCCCATCGTGGTCGACGAGGACACGCTCGCCTTCGAGGCGATCAAGGAAGTGCCGACGGGCGGCCATTTCTTCGGCACCCGCCAGACGATGGCGCGGTATGAGACCGCCTTCTACCGGCCGCTCGTCTCGAAATGGCAGAACTACGAGTCCTGGCAGGCGGAAGGCGGAGCCGAGGCCACCCAGCGCGCGACGGCGATCTGGCAGCAAGCGCTGAGGGAATACGAGGCCCCCGCCATGGACCCCGCCCGACGCGAGGCCCTCGATGCCTATATCGCACGTCGCAAGGAGGAAATCGGCAGCGGCGAGCCGTGAGCCGGCGCCCGCCCCGACCGCTGCCACAGGGCCATCCGAGAATGCTACCTCGAGGATCACCCGACCTCGGCCTAACCGCAACGCAGCCGTTCGAAACGCGGACGGAAAACTGGAGAGTACGGAATGAAAACCCATGCCCAGGCAGTGGTCATCGGAGGCGGCCTCATCGGCTGCAGCATCGCCTACCACCTCACCAAACTCGGCTGGCGTGACGTGGTGCTGCTCGAGCGCTCGGAACTGACCTCTGGCTCGACCTGGCACGCGGCCGCGAACCTGCACGGACTTCACGACAACAGCAACGTCACGCGGCTGCAGTACTACACCATGAAGCTCTACAAGCAGCTCGAAGCCGAGACCGGCCAGGGCTGCGGCGTCTTCCAGCCCGGCGCCATCTATGTCGCGCGCACCAAGGAGCGCGTGCACCAGCTCCGCATCCAGGCCGCCAAGGCGCGCTATTTCGGCTTCGGTTTCCACGAGATCACCGTCGCCGAGGCCAAGGAGATGCATCCGCTCGTCAATTTCGACGGCATCGGCTGCGTCATGCTGGAAGTCGACGGCGGCAACGTCGACCCGTCCGGCGTCACCCATGCCTATGCGCAGGGCGCGCGCATGAATGGGGCGGAAATTCACCGCTTCACGCCGGTGACGGCGACCACTCAGCGCGCCGACGGCGGCTGGGACGTCACCACGACCAAGGGCGTCATCCATGCCGACGTGGTGGTCAACGCGGCCGGCCTCTGGGCGCGCGAGGTCGCCAAGCTCGCGGGCTTCGAATTGCCGCTGATGACGATGGAGCACCAGTATTTCGTCACCGAGACGATCCCC
Protein-coding sequences here:
- a CDS encoding nuclear transport factor 2 family protein, producing the protein MMTTSETAADAAAIIAQMQRYFDGLYHSDTGRLAAVFHPRARYVTASGADLVDIGMDEYFPIVDARPAPASRGEPRRDAIEQIAFAGPVTAHVRARCAIAERRFTDLLTFIKVDGEWRIISKVFHYDIAA
- a CDS encoding MmgE/PrpD family protein, with the protein product MTEMQSLPEPSPTFGEVAAFVLQRQSNAFPPEVIAFARLLMLDLLGVAAAASGMDAGRIAREHAARHWSAGAGAPGARMIFDGRRVSLPGAAFAIATQIDNLDAHDGWQPSKGHGGAALLPALVAFAEAEKAVSGPDALAAFIIGYEVAYRSAWALHATTTCYHTSGAWNALGCTAIGARLRSMPADVFRHALGIAEYHAPRSQMMREVANPSMLHDGTGWGAPTGVYATLIAEDGFTGAPAATVEFDDARFAWGSLGEDWLTNKQYIKPYPTCRWTHAPIDAVLAMRAAHKLTSRDVAAIEITSFQYAIDLAMGVPASSPVAQYSLAWPVAAALVRGHVTVDEIIEGSFGDPEIGRLTRATRGIVDPVIERTYPERRLARVTLVLTDGTRLESGEREASGGPLPLPSEAEVRDKFKRFAGPVLGEARTARIEEMVLGLATARSDFKALIDELAAPGKH
- a CDS encoding cupin, yielding MTPTNVNADFSARAVVHGGIAPWIASPMPGVERKLLDRIGGEVARATSIVRYAPGSHFSPHTHDGGEEFLVLDGVFTDEHGDYPAGSYVRNPPTTRHTPGSAAGCTILVKLWQFDPDDRVSLRLDTATLPLAAHPDAPGVSSRLLYRDEREEVRIEAWEPGARVHRQIEGGLEVFCLAGGFAQGGDGFVPWSWLRLPVGAVLEAEAGPAGCRLWTKEGHLRHVAAPPGA
- the gstA gene encoding glutathione transferase GstA; its protein translation is MKLYYSPGACSLASHIALAEVGAKYTIEKVNTKTKEIASGGDFWKVNPNGYVPALEIAGGEVLTEGPAILTYIAETHPAAKLVPATPLERARHNSLLNFVGSELHKAFSPFFSDKPEGAAREKALAKLKARMGHIERQLADGRTYLTGSQFTVADAYAFVVAKWSRFIDLSLDEWPHVKAFVDRVAARPAVQQAMREEGLL
- a CDS encoding transcriptional regulator, which codes for MALKMRRNRSPAPPGGCPLLGCMSIIGGAWAPNVIWNLRGGPRRFSELKADIPGISPKVLTQRLRDLEAHGVIERRVMPTSPPSVEYALNDLGERLVPAIEAIAEVGLELERRRGGKGEAEGEAPNAA
- a CDS encoding enoyl-CoA hydratase (Catalyzes the reversible hydration of unsaturated fatty acyl-CoA to beta-hydroxyacyl-CoA), whose amino-acid sequence is METDAGDELLVGHEDGILRVVLNRPHARNALTFAMYERLGALLAGQPSDGSVKAVVITGAGGKAFAAGTDMGQFRVFESPADAHAYEASIERVLGQIEACPVPTIAAIAGACTGGGAAIAACCDLRLATADMRFGFPIARTLGNCLSAATLARLVALLGEARVRDLVLTARLIEAEEARSIGLVSDVLADVGDLEAATAALARRLAGHAPLTMRATREALARLRRAGPRVDDSDLVTLCYMSEDFRGGIEAFLGKRPPVWKGR
- a CDS encoding methyltransferase is translated as MTVQDEQRRGRRPRVGSPRARNETVQRLPQLAWRQPENPYPALEILSADQLEAIHLASLRILEELGIELLSPAARALFKQAGAEVDEANAIVRVDRGLIEKAISSAPRSFTLTGRDPAKSLVIGGNRMAFGLVAGPPAVHDLVRGRRSGNLEDYSNFIRLAHYFNAIHIIGNQVCAPIELPANNRHLDTYNANLTWSDLSFHCTSIGRGRARDGIEMMAIARGMTLEEMAASPGVTTIISVNSPRRFDDSMADGLMEMSAAGQSVCVTPFTVMGAMTPVTLAGALAQQNAETLFGIALIQLTRPGAPSIYGGYTSNVDMRTGAPAFGTPENAKAIVASGQLARRYGLPYRASPTNASNAADTQSVYETEMALWASVMGHVNLHYHAAGWLEGGLTASYEKLVLDVEMIQHMMAFLEPIVVDEDTLAFEAIKEVPTGGHFFGTRQTMARYETAFYRPLVSKWQNYESWQAEGGAEATQRATAIWQQALREYEAPAMDPARREALDAYIARRKEEIGSGEP
- the rfbB gene encoding dTDP-glucose 4,6-dehydratase yields the protein MQRIIVTGGAGFIGSALCRHLIAETDASVLNIDKLTYAANLASLAPIAASPRYRFLEADIADKPAMVRAIAEFRPTGIMNLAAESHVDRSITGADVFIETNIVGTHRLLEAARGYWQGLGEGERAGFRFLQVSTDEVYGSLGTSGLFTEETPYAPSSPYSASKAAADHLALAAHRTHGLPVIVSNCSNNYGPYHFPEKLIPLMILKALSGQPLPVYGDGSNVRDWLYVEDHARALHLILAKGRPGEKYNVGGRNERTNLEVVERICALMDEARPEGAPHVRLIKYVTDRPGHDHRYAIDASKLEGELGWRAREDFESGIAKTVAWYLERRDWWEPLARNVYSGERLGLVGGAAGAGRTI